A genomic region of Echeneis naucrates chromosome 24, fEcheNa1.1, whole genome shotgun sequence contains the following coding sequences:
- the LOC115037757 gene encoding thrombomodulin-like — protein sequence MNDVTRLFVVVLVSVMGRPGGTEQSSNYCIGNQCFWLISDPGDFSAAEGQCEHHGGHLMTLRSSVSHDTLSMLVGNLTGRFWIGLHRKSGCPDTSAGLRGFSWVTEDEESDFFNWAPGLDSSCSAPRCVSVSKESDFKWIQEPCGGRAAGFLCEYSFTEPCKSLAVAPGESVSYMTPMWFVLEDGVSLPPGTIATRMPSEKNYVCFTQKWLQAPWNCEIKEGGCEHKCAVDPNEVPSCYCPPGQTVNPANKVTCEKSADDPCADLGCQHACFHNGSSYSCICDHGFKLAEDGRSCEDFNDCRDQRQCPGDNFKCVNTIGGFKCVCEDGYSLSKDVCVDDDECVSAPCENECHNTPGSYFCSCYDGYQVDPHSPNKCRLYCGKPECPALCDPNNAFQCYCPDGYVIEERVDGQVCLDFNECVSNFCDQLCTNTLGSYVCSCSDGYRLEGQYQCVKVDDGETDGSTVTPAASTAYIPEPTRQPSGVSVGAFVGIILCTVFFIVLVVFLVHHMLNRRGKMESSGALKEKEDEAHSLHCVSSDA from the coding sequence ATGAATGATGTAACGCGGCTGTTTGTTGTCGTGTTGGTCTCCGTGATGGGAAGACCCGGCGGGACCGAGCAGAGCAGCAATTACTGCATCGGGAACCAGTGTTTCTGGCTGATCAGTGACCCCGGCGATTTCTCAGCAGCGGAGGGCCAATGTGAGCACCATGGAGGCCACCTAATGACACTGCGCTCCTCGGTATCACATGATACTCTCTCCATGTTGGTGGGGAACCTCACGGGGCGCTTCTGGATCGGTTTGCATCGGAAGAGCGGCTGTCCAGACACATCCGCCGGGCTGAGGGGCTTCAGCTGGGTGACCGAGGACGAGGAGAGTGACTTCTTCAACTGGGCCCCGGGACTGGACAGCAGCTGCTCCGCTCCTCGTTGCGTCTCGGTCTCTAAAGAAAGCGACTTTAAATGGATCCAGGAGCCATGTGGTGGCCGGGCGGCCGGGTTTCTCTGTGAGTACAGCTTCACCGAGCCCTGCAAAAGTCTAGCAGTTGCTCCGGGCGAGTCTGTCTCCTACATGACCCCTATGTGGTTCGTACTGGAGGACGGGGTGTCTTTGCCCCCTGGCACCATCGCAACCCGGATGCCATCTGAGAAGAATTACGTCTGCTTCACCCAGAAGTGGCTGCAGGCGCCCTGGAACTGCGAGATAAAGGAAGGCGGCTGTGAGCACAAATGCGCCGTGGACCCAAACGAAGTCCCGTCGTGCTACTGCCCCCCCGGCCAGACCGTCAACCCCGCAAACAAGGTCACCTGCGAAAAGTCAGCCGACGACCCATGCGCGGACCTGGGCTGCCAACACGCGTGTTTCCACAACGGAAGCTCTTATTCGTGCATCTGCGACCACGGCTTCAAGCTGGCCGAGGACGGCAGGTCGTGCGAGGACTTCAATGACTGCAGGGACCAGCGTCAGTGTCCCGGAGACAACTTCAAGTGCGTGAACACCATCGGTGGCTTCAAGTGCGTGTGCGAGGACGGGTACTCCCTGTCCAAAGATGTGTGCGTGGACGACGACGAGTGCGTCTCCGCGCCGTGCGAGAACGAGTGCCACAACACGCCGGGCAGCTACTTCTGCTCCTGCTATGATGGATACCAAGTGGACCCGCACTCGCCGAACAAGTGCAGACTTTACTGCGGGAAGCCGGAGTGCCCTGCGCTGTGTGATCCGAATAATGCCTTCCAGTGCTACTGCCCTGACGGGTATGTCATTGAGGAGAGAGTTGACGGCCAAGTCTGCCTGGACTTCAACGAGTGCGTTTCCAATTTCTGCGATCAGCTCTGCACCAACACGTTAGGCAGCTACGTGTGCTCCTGCTCTGACGGGTACCGGCTGGAGGGACAGTACCAGTGCGTAAAGGTCGATGATGGAGAGACGGATGGCTCGACCGTGACTCCAGCCGCATCCACAGCATACATACCCGAACCCACGCGGCAGCCTTCGGGGGTGTCAGTGGGGGCGTTCGTCGGGATAATACTGTGCACCGTGTTCTTCATCGTGCTGGTGGTGTTCCTGGTTCATCACATGCTGAACCGCAGAGGGAAGATGGAGAGCTCCGGCGCGctcaaagagaaggaggacgAGGCTCACAGTTTACATTGTGTGTCCTCCGACGCTtag
- the LOC115037759 gene encoding thrombomodulin-like produces the protein MMTRTARDVLLFGFFLCRLGGAAPVQSGHCAGNQCLVVLLDNKNFTGAGETCSEYSGTLLTINPEDLKILSGLLSGLDAGLWLQLPGSSGLQKCSSISVSAAGELAVRWLPCSEQLDGVLCQQTYTDTCGAVEPSAAAQVSYKTHWGFEVKDAKAFPPGTVAAVKKDGATAPDSKHLCFEGRWTAAPWSCQVMSGGCEHACDRKKQTCTCPEGHTLHRNQLSCKENPCALCASGCQKDGDVYRCTCNEGYELAEDEKTCVDVDECAEEDLCTEERQECLNTQGSYECHCQEGFIEEERVCVNNSICLLCEHMLCEKHNGVYGCACRKGYRLSKTNKTRCELHCEQRDCPAVCPGRAQCYCMEGYITDERNGTIYCTDINECDSDHMCQHRCENTFGSYKCLCHEGYRLHKDGMCVPIEIEEVKGEENDLRSPSGAVPHYVKTGSALGISAFIMLCAVLLCCLVRHMRRRCGKFKLSSLSHPDIDIFYLQQVTTDTYKKLSVDKQLKNDVQRQ, from the coding sequence ATGATGACACGAACAGCTCGAGACGTGCTCCTCTTTGGGTTTTTCCTGTGCAGGCTGGGGGGAGCTGCTCCCGTTCAGAGCGGCCATTGCGCCGGGAATCAGTGTTTGGTGGTTTTGCTGGACAACAAGAACTTTACAGGTGCGGGGGAAACCTGCTCCGAGTACAGTGGAACCTTGCTCACGATCAATCCGGAAGATCTGAAGATTTTATCGGGTCTGCTAAGCGGACTGGACGCCGGCCTGTGGCTGCAGCTCCCCGGGAGCAGCGGTCTCCAGAAGTGCTCCTCCATCTCGGTGTCAGCTGCGGGGGAGCTGGCGGTGCGGTGGTTGCCCTGCAGCGAGCAGCTGGACGGCGTCCTGTGCCAGCAGACATACACGGACACATGCGGCGCCGTGGAGCCCAGCGCGGCCGCGCAGGTGAGCTACAAAACGCACTGGGGCTTCGAAGTGAAAGACGCGAAGGCGTTCCCTCCGGGAACCGTCGCTGCGGTGAAGAAGGACGGCGCCACAGCCCCGGACTCCAAACACCTGTGTTTCGAGGGGCGGTGGACGGCGGCTCCCTGGTCGTGCCAGGTGATGTCGGGCGGCTGCGAACACGCCTGCGATCGCAAAAAGCAAACCTGCACCTGCCCGGAAGGACACACCCTCCACAGAAACCAACTCTCCTGCAAGGAAAACCCCTGCGCCCTCTGCGCCTCAGGGTGCCAGAAGGATGGAGACGTCTACCGGTGCACCTGCAATGAGGGCTACGAGCTGGCGGAGGACGAGAAGACCTGCGTGGACGTGGACGAGTGCGCGGAGGAGGACCTGTGCACGGAGGAGCGCCAGGAGTGCCTCAACACGCAGGGAAGCTACGAGTGCCATTGTCAGGAGGGCTTCATCGAGGAGGAGCGGGTGTGCGTGAACAACTCCATCTGCCTGCTCTGTGAGCACATGCTGTGTGAGAAGCACAACGGGGTCTACGGCTGTGCGTGCCGGAAAGGTTACCGGctgtccaaaacaaacaagaccCGCTGCGAGCTGCACTGCGAGCAGAGAGACTGTCCGGCTGTGTGCCCAGGCCGCGCGCAGTGCTACTGCATGGAAGGCTACATCACGGACGAGCGGAACGGCACCATCTACTGCACCGACATCAATGAGTGTGACAGCGACCACATGTGCCAGCACCGCTGCGAGAACACGTTTGGCAGCTACAAATGTCTGTGCCATGAGGGCTACAGGCTGCACAAAGACGGCATGTGCGTCCCCATAGAGATAGAGGAGGTGAAGGGGGAGGAGAACGACCTGAGGTCACCATCAGGCGCAGTGCCCCACTACGTGAAGACCGGCAGCGCGCTGGGCATCAGTGCGTTCATCATGCTGTGCGCcgtgctgctctgctgcctggTGCGCCACATGAGGAGACGCTGCGGCAAATTCAAGCTCTCCTCCCTCAGCCACCCGGATATAGACATTTTCTACTTGCAGCAGGTGACCACAGACACGTACAAGAAGCTGTCCGTAGACAAACAGTTGAAAAACGATGTCCAGAGACAGTGA